From the genome of Monomorium pharaonis isolate MP-MQ-018 chromosome 2, ASM1337386v2, whole genome shotgun sequence, one region includes:
- the LOC105838913 gene encoding translation initiation factor IF-2, mitochondrial isoform X2 has product MIKIVSSKFIRHLLPLREIVRCDNIRKYNLYSLVLTCTQCRCYYTTPQYFKKKNPKLNTFTQLKPKKRLPVVDVWKRMTVLELATSAGRDLNDVINAVSMSDSLVRYNKNTIIEDMNVLHNAVRKLGAKFKVISRPDQKVENDTKDYNVVKRPPPDESVLIKRRPVVTIMGHVDHGKTTLLDTLRNTSVVKTEFGGITQHIGAFNVTLKTGETITFLDTPGHAAFNVMRMRGAQVTDIVVLVVAADDGVMEQTIESINMAKAAKVPIIVAINKIDKPEADIAKTQNMLAQQGILVEALGGDVQSVNVSALQGTNLNILIEAIALQAELVGLKGDPTGLVEAVVIECSTDRHRGKLATALIQRGTLRKGAFLVCGLTWAKVRAMFDHSGSPVTEAKLSDAVQIIGWKDLPDAGDEILEVENERQARVVMRYREAEKAAQLAEEHKIAADKKHEEYLKEYKEHLAKRRAIGRYTKLSTPVKNESPDNGIPKLNVIIKGDVAGSVEAILDVFNTYGSDDKCQLSVVHYGVGSLTETDLEMAGTFDAIIYPFNVSVTKDLQQEANKKKISIRPYNVIYKLIDDVKKEINKKLPPIDAEEVIGEANVLQEFEITDKKKKVKVAGCRCVKGNLKKDAMYRLIREQEILYTGKLLSMRHLKNETQTIKTDVECGLRFDDPTISFKSGDVLVCYQTYQKPQETDWDPGF; this is encoded by the exons ATGATCAAAATCGTATCTTCAAAGTTTATTAGGCA TTTACTGCCACTCCGTGAGATTGTCAGATGCGACAATATAAggaaatacaatttatacagTTTGGTCCTCACTTGCACGCAATGTCGGTGTTACTATACAACCccacaatattttaagaaaaagaatccAAAA TTGAATACTTTCACTCAACTTAAACCAAAGAAACGTTTACCAGTTGTGGATGTATGGAAGAGAATGACAGTGTTAGAGCTGGCAACGTCTGCAGGAAGAGATTTAAATGACGTTATAAATGCAGTTTCTATGTCTGATTCACTTgtacgttataataaaaataccatTATAGAGGATATGAATGTATTGCACAACGCTGTACGGAAACTTGGagcaaaatttaaagtaatttctaGACCAGATCAAAAAGTGGAAAATGATACAAAGGACTACAACGTTGTTAAGCG GCCTCCACCAGACGAATCTGTACTAATAAAACGTCGTCCAGTGGTGACAATTATGGGCCATGTTGATCATGGAAAAACTACATTACTAGATACATTACGTAATACATCAGTTGTGAAAACGGAGTTTGGTGGTATCACTCAGCATATTGGTGCCTTTAATG TAACGTTGAAAACTGGAGAAACAATAACATTTTTGGACACACCTGGACACGCTGCTTTTAAtgttatgcgaatgagaggtGCACAAGTAACTGACATTGTAGTATTAGTAGTGGCAGCGGATGACGGAGTAATGGAGCAAACTATAGAAAGTATAAACATGGCAAAAGCCGCAAAAGTCCCGATCATTGTGGCTATCAACAAAATCGATAAACCGGAAGCCGATATC GCAAAAACGCAAAACATGCTTGCGCAACAGGGGATCCTAGTGGAAGCATTGGGCGGGGATGTTCAAAGCGTTAATGTATCAGCTTTGCAGGGGACTAACCTAAATATCTTGATAGAAGCTATAGCATTGCAGGCTGAGCTGGTGGGATTAAAAGGTGACCCGACGGGGTTAGTCGAAGCTGTCGTAATCGAATGTTCTACTGATCGTCATCGCGGCAAATTAGCAACAGCTTTAATTCAACGTGGCACGTTGAGGAAAGGCGCGTTTCTTG TGTGTGGATTAACATGGGCTAAAGTAAGAGCTATGTTCGATCATTCTGGAAGTCCAGTTACGGAGGCTAAATTATCCGACGCGGTGCAGATTATCGGATGGAAGGATTTACCTGATGCTGGAGACGAGATATTAGAAGTTGAGAATGAGAGGCAGGCACGCGTAGTAATGCGATACAGGGAGGCAGAGAAAGCTGCACAGTTAGCAGAGGAACATAAAATTGCAGCGGATAAAAAGCATGAAGAATACCTGAAg GAATACAAAGAACATCTGGCAAAAAGAAGAGCGATTGGCAGATATACAAAGTTATCAACGCCTGTTAAGAATGAAAGTCCCGATAATGGAATACCTAAActcaatgttattataaaaggTGATGTTGCTGGTTCTGTAGAAGCTATATTAGacgtttttaatacatatggGAGTGATGACAAATGTCAATTAAGTGTCGTCCACTACGGCGTCGGATCTCTTACAGAGACTGATTTAGAAATGGCAGGCACGTTTGATg CTATTATATATCCTTTTAACGTTAGCGTAACGAAAGACTTGCAACAGGAAgctaataagaaaaagatatcGATCCGTCCATATAATGtcatatataaacttattgaTGATGTTAAAAAGGAGATAAATAAGAAACTTCCACCGATTGACGCAGAAGAAGTGATAG GTGAAGCAAATGTATTGCAAGAATTCGAGATCAcagataaaaagaagaaagtaaaGGTCGCGGGCTGTCGATGCGTCAAAGGCAATCTCAAGAAGGACGCGATGTATCGTTTAATACGCGAACAAGAAATCCTTTATACTG gGAAGTTATTGTCAATGAgacatttgaaaaatgaaacacAAACGATTAAGACCGATGTGGAATGTGGCTTGAGATTTGATGATCCTACGATATCTTTTAAATCTGGGGACGTTTTAGTTTGTTATCAAACGTACCAAAAACCACAAGAAACTGACTGGGATCCCGGATTTTAG
- the LOC105838913 gene encoding translation initiation factor IF-2, mitochondrial isoform X1 has product MAASLIKTCTKLSLLPLREIVRCDNIRKYNLYSLVLTCTQCRCYYTTPQYFKKKNPKLNTFTQLKPKKRLPVVDVWKRMTVLELATSAGRDLNDVINAVSMSDSLVRYNKNTIIEDMNVLHNAVRKLGAKFKVISRPDQKVENDTKDYNVVKRPPPDESVLIKRRPVVTIMGHVDHGKTTLLDTLRNTSVVKTEFGGITQHIGAFNVTLKTGETITFLDTPGHAAFNVMRMRGAQVTDIVVLVVAADDGVMEQTIESINMAKAAKVPIIVAINKIDKPEADIAKTQNMLAQQGILVEALGGDVQSVNVSALQGTNLNILIEAIALQAELVGLKGDPTGLVEAVVIECSTDRHRGKLATALIQRGTLRKGAFLVCGLTWAKVRAMFDHSGSPVTEAKLSDAVQIIGWKDLPDAGDEILEVENERQARVVMRYREAEKAAQLAEEHKIAADKKHEEYLKEYKEHLAKRRAIGRYTKLSTPVKNESPDNGIPKLNVIIKGDVAGSVEAILDVFNTYGSDDKCQLSVVHYGVGSLTETDLEMAGTFDAIIYPFNVSVTKDLQQEANKKKISIRPYNVIYKLIDDVKKEINKKLPPIDAEEVIGEANVLQEFEITDKKKKVKVAGCRCVKGNLKKDAMYRLIREQEILYTGKLLSMRHLKNETQTIKTDVECGLRFDDPTISFKSGDVLVCYQTYQKPQETDWDPGF; this is encoded by the exons ATGGCTGCCTCCTTGATCAAAACGTGCACAAAGTTGAG TTTACTGCCACTCCGTGAGATTGTCAGATGCGACAATATAAggaaatacaatttatacagTTTGGTCCTCACTTGCACGCAATGTCGGTGTTACTATACAACCccacaatattttaagaaaaagaatccAAAA TTGAATACTTTCACTCAACTTAAACCAAAGAAACGTTTACCAGTTGTGGATGTATGGAAGAGAATGACAGTGTTAGAGCTGGCAACGTCTGCAGGAAGAGATTTAAATGACGTTATAAATGCAGTTTCTATGTCTGATTCACTTgtacgttataataaaaataccatTATAGAGGATATGAATGTATTGCACAACGCTGTACGGAAACTTGGagcaaaatttaaagtaatttctaGACCAGATCAAAAAGTGGAAAATGATACAAAGGACTACAACGTTGTTAAGCG GCCTCCACCAGACGAATCTGTACTAATAAAACGTCGTCCAGTGGTGACAATTATGGGCCATGTTGATCATGGAAAAACTACATTACTAGATACATTACGTAATACATCAGTTGTGAAAACGGAGTTTGGTGGTATCACTCAGCATATTGGTGCCTTTAATG TAACGTTGAAAACTGGAGAAACAATAACATTTTTGGACACACCTGGACACGCTGCTTTTAAtgttatgcgaatgagaggtGCACAAGTAACTGACATTGTAGTATTAGTAGTGGCAGCGGATGACGGAGTAATGGAGCAAACTATAGAAAGTATAAACATGGCAAAAGCCGCAAAAGTCCCGATCATTGTGGCTATCAACAAAATCGATAAACCGGAAGCCGATATC GCAAAAACGCAAAACATGCTTGCGCAACAGGGGATCCTAGTGGAAGCATTGGGCGGGGATGTTCAAAGCGTTAATGTATCAGCTTTGCAGGGGACTAACCTAAATATCTTGATAGAAGCTATAGCATTGCAGGCTGAGCTGGTGGGATTAAAAGGTGACCCGACGGGGTTAGTCGAAGCTGTCGTAATCGAATGTTCTACTGATCGTCATCGCGGCAAATTAGCAACAGCTTTAATTCAACGTGGCACGTTGAGGAAAGGCGCGTTTCTTG TGTGTGGATTAACATGGGCTAAAGTAAGAGCTATGTTCGATCATTCTGGAAGTCCAGTTACGGAGGCTAAATTATCCGACGCGGTGCAGATTATCGGATGGAAGGATTTACCTGATGCTGGAGACGAGATATTAGAAGTTGAGAATGAGAGGCAGGCACGCGTAGTAATGCGATACAGGGAGGCAGAGAAAGCTGCACAGTTAGCAGAGGAACATAAAATTGCAGCGGATAAAAAGCATGAAGAATACCTGAAg GAATACAAAGAACATCTGGCAAAAAGAAGAGCGATTGGCAGATATACAAAGTTATCAACGCCTGTTAAGAATGAAAGTCCCGATAATGGAATACCTAAActcaatgttattataaaaggTGATGTTGCTGGTTCTGTAGAAGCTATATTAGacgtttttaatacatatggGAGTGATGACAAATGTCAATTAAGTGTCGTCCACTACGGCGTCGGATCTCTTACAGAGACTGATTTAGAAATGGCAGGCACGTTTGATg CTATTATATATCCTTTTAACGTTAGCGTAACGAAAGACTTGCAACAGGAAgctaataagaaaaagatatcGATCCGTCCATATAATGtcatatataaacttattgaTGATGTTAAAAAGGAGATAAATAAGAAACTTCCACCGATTGACGCAGAAGAAGTGATAG GTGAAGCAAATGTATTGCAAGAATTCGAGATCAcagataaaaagaagaaagtaaaGGTCGCGGGCTGTCGATGCGTCAAAGGCAATCTCAAGAAGGACGCGATGTATCGTTTAATACGCGAACAAGAAATCCTTTATACTG gGAAGTTATTGTCAATGAgacatttgaaaaatgaaacacAAACGATTAAGACCGATGTGGAATGTGGCTTGAGATTTGATGATCCTACGATATCTTTTAAATCTGGGGACGTTTTAGTTTGTTATCAAACGTACCAAAAACCACAAGAAACTGACTGGGATCCCGGATTTTAG
- the LOC105838914 gene encoding uncharacterized protein LOC105838914 isoform X3, whose protein sequence is MDRMARCDEESSLQSLQPVHPGQSTHTAVTSTSPVTPILATCVATATDKVTATTTSSTHVPDAGSAGSPTTTSPPSPLDSRIPRPSPSALRRAASLRLRGERLPPHHPRAATASTALVGHQHHPRRHNHLLQSPQQQHQLDHRLFPVITENGTDSPRQRSFSLSLTPVRPRPGHAASGGTAGVNDDSDVESVKSYSSACSTASACEHASFALNGTTWSGRSRKYVVHCSNYVGDSEHYLTPTQRAAKQVRKFQALLKDARKEIEEKNQEILRLTKEVVELRLYKASLNSPDERTDSSDAITIRENNPFSPESPSKDLPDEGAAEKSIVSPETPEKRIDLPSSLADSGHFEDGSVHSKDSVCLPESQPEITISVTTCANAVSNDIVPDTNPVTPTNIERDEERHRLVSHYEDRIEDMHRRHVDELQELKQKHNDKVEGLLNQLSEVNTRYCEMRPAMDIAEARARELETELEAVKTELNEQKTLLSEQEERNKQMYLKMYAKGQEAARIEQADQIFVQAHQSPPKVTVAELLQQLTVTQAELENVKDTSYSPEPHISAEHSQSLLSAQEAVSLWVLGTRKIGRCYPVHLEETASYYLLAMQCIGVL, encoded by the exons ATGGACAGAATGGCTCGTTGCGACGAAGAATCTTCTCTGCAGTCTCTGCAACCGGTGCACCCGGGTCAATCAACTCATACTGCTGTTACCTCGACGTCTCCCGTGACGCCGATCCTGGCAACGTGTGTTGCTACCGCGACCGACAAGGTCACTGCCACTACTACCAGTTCTACCCACGTGCCAGATGCCGGATCAGCTGGTAGCCCTA CTACCACCTCGCCGCCGTCTCCGTTGGACTCCCGTATACCGAGGCCGTCGCCGTCGGCTCTGCGTCGCGCCGCGAGCTTGCGCTTGCGCGGCGAACGTCTACCACCACATCATCCGCGAGCAGCCACCGCCAGCACGGCCCTGGTCGGCCACCAGCACCATCCCCGTCGTCACAACCATCTCCTGCAGTCGCCGCAGCAGCAACATCAGCTGGATCACCGTCTCTTCCCGGTCATCACGGAGAATGGAACCGACTCGCCGCGACAACGATCCTTC AGTCTCTCACTGACACCGGTGAGGCCGCGGCCAGGTCACGCGGCCTCCGGGGGAACAGCAGGAGTCAACGACGACAGTGATGTCGAGAGCGTGAAAAGTTACAGCAGCGCTTGCAGCACAGCGAGTGCCTGCGAGCATGCCTCCTTCGCATTGAATGGCACCACCTGGTCTGGTCGATCACGAAAATATGTCGTGCACTGCTCGAATTATGTCGGTGACAGCGAACATTACCTCACGCCTACTCAGAGAGCAGCTAAACAAGTCCGAAAGTTTCAG GCTTTGTTGAAGGACGCGCGCAAGGAGATTGAAGAGAAAAATCAGGAGATCTTGCGTTTGACGAAGGAGGTCGTAGAATTGAGATTGTACAAGGCTTCTCTAAACAGTCCAGATGAGCGAACGGATAGTAGCGACGCTATCACCATACGCGAGAACAATCCCTTCTCACCGGAGTCGCCGAGCAAAGATCTTCCCGATGAAGGCGCTGCGGAGAAATCCATCGTCAGCCCGGAAACGCCGGAGAAACGTATAG ATCTACCTTCATCGTTGGCCGATTCCGGACACTTCGAAGATGGTTCCGTCCATTCGAAAGACTCCGTCTGCTTGCCTGAGTCGCAACCGGAGATTACTATCAGCGTGACAACATGCGCTAATGCGGTATCCAACGACATTGTTCCCGATACGAATCCTGTGACGCCAACAAATATAGAACGAGATGAAGAGAGACATCGATTAGTTAGTCATTATGAAGATAGAATCGAGGATATGCATAGACGACATGTTGATGAACTGCAGGAGCTAAAACAGAAGCACAACGACAAG GTGGAAGGTTTGTTAAATCAACTGTCTGAGGTCAATACTCGCTATTGCGAGATGCGGCCGGCTATGGATATCGCCGAGGCTCGCGCGCGTGAATTAGAAACGGAATTAGAGGCTGTGAAGACTGAGCTTAATGAACAGAAGACACTTTTGAGTGAGcaggaagaaagaaataagCAAATGTACCTGAAAATGTATGCCAAAGGTCAAGAAGCCGCGCGCATTGAACAAGCCGATCAG aTATTTGTGCAAGCACATCAATCACCACCTAAAGTCACCGTCGCAGAGTTGCTTCAACAGCTAACGGTCACACAAGCTGAATTAGAGAATGTTAAG GACACAAGCTACTCGCCTGAACCTCACATTTCAGCCGAACATAGCCAAAGTTTATTAAGCGCTCAGGAGGCTGTTTCTCTCTGGGTCCTTGGCACACGTAAG ATCGGGCGATGTTATCCAGTGCACTTGGAAGAAACAGCCTCTTATTATCTTCTGGCAAT GCAATGTATAGGCGTATTGTAG
- the LOC105838914 gene encoding uncharacterized protein LOC105838914 isoform X1, which yields MDRMARCDEESSLQSLQPVHPGQSTHTAVTSTSPVTPILATCVATATDKVTATTTSSTHVPDAGSAGSPTTTSPPSPLDSRIPRPSPSALRRAASLRLRGERLPPHHPRAATASTALVGHQHHPRRHNHLLQSPQQQHQLDHRLFPVITENGTDSPRQRSFSLSLTPVRPRPGHAASGGTAGVNDDSDVESVKSYSSACSTASACEHASFALNGTTWSGRSRKYVVHCSNYVGDSEHYLTPTQRAAKQVRKFQALLKDARKEIEEKNQEILRLTKEVVELRLYKASLNSPDERTDSSDAITIRENNPFSPESPSKDLPDEGAAEKSIVSPETPEKRIDLPSSLADSGHFEDGSVHSKDSVCLPESQPEITISVTTCANAVSNDIVPDTNPVTPTNIERDEERHRLVSHYEDRIEDMHRRHVDELQELKQKHNDKVEGLLNQLSEVNTRYCEMRPAMDIAEARARELETELEAVKTELNEQKTLLSEQEERNKQMYLKMYAKGQEAARIEQADQIFVQAHQSPPKVTVAELLQQLTVTQAELENVKDTSYSPEPHISAEHSQSLLSAQEAVSLWVLGTRKAMYRRIVEAKSNQGSLDAEITLQFLKSAIYYFLTDKENHHGHLNAIESILGFTDAERHNIDRHYRSARK from the exons ATGGACAGAATGGCTCGTTGCGACGAAGAATCTTCTCTGCAGTCTCTGCAACCGGTGCACCCGGGTCAATCAACTCATACTGCTGTTACCTCGACGTCTCCCGTGACGCCGATCCTGGCAACGTGTGTTGCTACCGCGACCGACAAGGTCACTGCCACTACTACCAGTTCTACCCACGTGCCAGATGCCGGATCAGCTGGTAGCCCTA CTACCACCTCGCCGCCGTCTCCGTTGGACTCCCGTATACCGAGGCCGTCGCCGTCGGCTCTGCGTCGCGCCGCGAGCTTGCGCTTGCGCGGCGAACGTCTACCACCACATCATCCGCGAGCAGCCACCGCCAGCACGGCCCTGGTCGGCCACCAGCACCATCCCCGTCGTCACAACCATCTCCTGCAGTCGCCGCAGCAGCAACATCAGCTGGATCACCGTCTCTTCCCGGTCATCACGGAGAATGGAACCGACTCGCCGCGACAACGATCCTTC AGTCTCTCACTGACACCGGTGAGGCCGCGGCCAGGTCACGCGGCCTCCGGGGGAACAGCAGGAGTCAACGACGACAGTGATGTCGAGAGCGTGAAAAGTTACAGCAGCGCTTGCAGCACAGCGAGTGCCTGCGAGCATGCCTCCTTCGCATTGAATGGCACCACCTGGTCTGGTCGATCACGAAAATATGTCGTGCACTGCTCGAATTATGTCGGTGACAGCGAACATTACCTCACGCCTACTCAGAGAGCAGCTAAACAAGTCCGAAAGTTTCAG GCTTTGTTGAAGGACGCGCGCAAGGAGATTGAAGAGAAAAATCAGGAGATCTTGCGTTTGACGAAGGAGGTCGTAGAATTGAGATTGTACAAGGCTTCTCTAAACAGTCCAGATGAGCGAACGGATAGTAGCGACGCTATCACCATACGCGAGAACAATCCCTTCTCACCGGAGTCGCCGAGCAAAGATCTTCCCGATGAAGGCGCTGCGGAGAAATCCATCGTCAGCCCGGAAACGCCGGAGAAACGTATAG ATCTACCTTCATCGTTGGCCGATTCCGGACACTTCGAAGATGGTTCCGTCCATTCGAAAGACTCCGTCTGCTTGCCTGAGTCGCAACCGGAGATTACTATCAGCGTGACAACATGCGCTAATGCGGTATCCAACGACATTGTTCCCGATACGAATCCTGTGACGCCAACAAATATAGAACGAGATGAAGAGAGACATCGATTAGTTAGTCATTATGAAGATAGAATCGAGGATATGCATAGACGACATGTTGATGAACTGCAGGAGCTAAAACAGAAGCACAACGACAAG GTGGAAGGTTTGTTAAATCAACTGTCTGAGGTCAATACTCGCTATTGCGAGATGCGGCCGGCTATGGATATCGCCGAGGCTCGCGCGCGTGAATTAGAAACGGAATTAGAGGCTGTGAAGACTGAGCTTAATGAACAGAAGACACTTTTGAGTGAGcaggaagaaagaaataagCAAATGTACCTGAAAATGTATGCCAAAGGTCAAGAAGCCGCGCGCATTGAACAAGCCGATCAG aTATTTGTGCAAGCACATCAATCACCACCTAAAGTCACCGTCGCAGAGTTGCTTCAACAGCTAACGGTCACACAAGCTGAATTAGAGAATGTTAAG GACACAAGCTACTCGCCTGAACCTCACATTTCAGCCGAACATAGCCAAAGTTTATTAAGCGCTCAGGAGGCTGTTTCTCTCTGGGTCCTTGGCACACGTAAG GCAATGTATAGGCGTATTGTAGAGGCAAAAAGCAACCAAGGTAGTCTTGATGCGGAAATTACGTTGCAGTTCCTAAAGTCGGCAATCTATTATTTCCTAACTGATAAGGAGAATCATCACGGTCACTTAAATGCTATTGAAAGTATTTTGGGCTTTACGGATGCGGAAAGACACAACATCGATAGGCACTATCGATCggcaagaaaataa
- the LOC105838914 gene encoding uncharacterized protein LOC105838914 isoform X2 — translation MDRMARCDEESSLQSLQPVHPGQSTHTAVTSTSPVTPILATCVATATDKVTATTTSSTHVPDAGSAGSPTTTSPPSPLDSRIPRPSPSALRRAASLRLRGERLPPHHPRAATASTALVGHQHHPRRHNHLLQSPQQQHQLDHRLFPVITENGTDSPRQRSFSLSLTPVRPRPGHAASGGTAGVNDDSDVESVKSYSSACSTASACEHASFALNGTTWSGRSRKYVVHCSNYVGDSEHYLTPTQRAAKQVRKFQALLKDARKEIEEKNQEILRLTKEVVELRLYKASLNSPDERTDSSDAITIRENNPFSPESPSKDLPDEGAAEKSIVSPETPEKRIDLPSSLADSGHFEDGSVHSKDSVCLPESQPEITISVTTCANAVSNDIVPDTNPVTPTNIERDEERHRLVSHYEDRIEDMHRRHVDELQELKQKHNDKVEGLLNQLSEVNTRYCEMRPAMDIAEARARELETELEAVKTELNEQKTLLSEQEERNKQMYLKMYAKGQEAARIEQADQIFVQAHQSPPKVTVAELLQQLTVTQAELENVKAMYRRIVEAKSNQGSLDAEITLQFLKSAIYYFLTDKENHHGHLNAIESILGFTDAERHNIDRHYRSARK, via the exons ATGGACAGAATGGCTCGTTGCGACGAAGAATCTTCTCTGCAGTCTCTGCAACCGGTGCACCCGGGTCAATCAACTCATACTGCTGTTACCTCGACGTCTCCCGTGACGCCGATCCTGGCAACGTGTGTTGCTACCGCGACCGACAAGGTCACTGCCACTACTACCAGTTCTACCCACGTGCCAGATGCCGGATCAGCTGGTAGCCCTA CTACCACCTCGCCGCCGTCTCCGTTGGACTCCCGTATACCGAGGCCGTCGCCGTCGGCTCTGCGTCGCGCCGCGAGCTTGCGCTTGCGCGGCGAACGTCTACCACCACATCATCCGCGAGCAGCCACCGCCAGCACGGCCCTGGTCGGCCACCAGCACCATCCCCGTCGTCACAACCATCTCCTGCAGTCGCCGCAGCAGCAACATCAGCTGGATCACCGTCTCTTCCCGGTCATCACGGAGAATGGAACCGACTCGCCGCGACAACGATCCTTC AGTCTCTCACTGACACCGGTGAGGCCGCGGCCAGGTCACGCGGCCTCCGGGGGAACAGCAGGAGTCAACGACGACAGTGATGTCGAGAGCGTGAAAAGTTACAGCAGCGCTTGCAGCACAGCGAGTGCCTGCGAGCATGCCTCCTTCGCATTGAATGGCACCACCTGGTCTGGTCGATCACGAAAATATGTCGTGCACTGCTCGAATTATGTCGGTGACAGCGAACATTACCTCACGCCTACTCAGAGAGCAGCTAAACAAGTCCGAAAGTTTCAG GCTTTGTTGAAGGACGCGCGCAAGGAGATTGAAGAGAAAAATCAGGAGATCTTGCGTTTGACGAAGGAGGTCGTAGAATTGAGATTGTACAAGGCTTCTCTAAACAGTCCAGATGAGCGAACGGATAGTAGCGACGCTATCACCATACGCGAGAACAATCCCTTCTCACCGGAGTCGCCGAGCAAAGATCTTCCCGATGAAGGCGCTGCGGAGAAATCCATCGTCAGCCCGGAAACGCCGGAGAAACGTATAG ATCTACCTTCATCGTTGGCCGATTCCGGACACTTCGAAGATGGTTCCGTCCATTCGAAAGACTCCGTCTGCTTGCCTGAGTCGCAACCGGAGATTACTATCAGCGTGACAACATGCGCTAATGCGGTATCCAACGACATTGTTCCCGATACGAATCCTGTGACGCCAACAAATATAGAACGAGATGAAGAGAGACATCGATTAGTTAGTCATTATGAAGATAGAATCGAGGATATGCATAGACGACATGTTGATGAACTGCAGGAGCTAAAACAGAAGCACAACGACAAG GTGGAAGGTTTGTTAAATCAACTGTCTGAGGTCAATACTCGCTATTGCGAGATGCGGCCGGCTATGGATATCGCCGAGGCTCGCGCGCGTGAATTAGAAACGGAATTAGAGGCTGTGAAGACTGAGCTTAATGAACAGAAGACACTTTTGAGTGAGcaggaagaaagaaataagCAAATGTACCTGAAAATGTATGCCAAAGGTCAAGAAGCCGCGCGCATTGAACAAGCCGATCAG aTATTTGTGCAAGCACATCAATCACCACCTAAAGTCACCGTCGCAGAGTTGCTTCAACAGCTAACGGTCACACAAGCTGAATTAGAGAATGTTAAG GCAATGTATAGGCGTATTGTAGAGGCAAAAAGCAACCAAGGTAGTCTTGATGCGGAAATTACGTTGCAGTTCCTAAAGTCGGCAATCTATTATTTCCTAACTGATAAGGAGAATCATCACGGTCACTTAAATGCTATTGAAAGTATTTTGGGCTTTACGGATGCGGAAAGACACAACATCGATAGGCACTATCGATCggcaagaaaataa